One Triticum dicoccoides isolate Atlit2015 ecotype Zavitan chromosome 5B, WEW_v2.0, whole genome shotgun sequence genomic window carries:
- the LOC119305302 gene encoding putative glutaredoxin-C14, translating into MDRVMKMASERGVVIFTLNSCCMCHTVTRLFTDLGVNALVHELDHDPKGKEMEKALLKLLGKGPPVPAVFIGGKLVGGTNKVMSLHLGGELVPMIRNAGALWL; encoded by the coding sequence ATGGACCGTGTGATGAAGATGGCGTCAGAGCGGGGGGTGGTGATCTTCACCTTGAACTCATGCTGCATGTGCCACACGGTAACCCGCCTCTTCACCGACCTCGGTGTCAATGCTCTGGTTCATGAGCTAGACCATGATCCCAAGGGCAAGGAGATGGAGAAGGCGCTCCTCAAGCTTCTCGGGAAGGGGCCACCCGTCCCAGCAGTGTTCATCGGTGGAAAGCTTGTGGGCGGCACCAATAAGGTCATGTCTCTGCACCTTGGTGGTGAGCTGGTTCCCATGATACGGAATGCAGGTGCCCTATGGCTGTAG